Proteins encoded in a region of the Zea mays cultivar B73 chromosome 2, Zm-B73-REFERENCE-NAM-5.0, whole genome shotgun sequence genome:
- the LOC109944327 gene encoding uncharacterized protein, with protein MTALNVFAVGAGSARSKFEKLLHSSLKKAFEVYKRNAFLEADLQCSNKVQNMESKVRAACNSSNAKLDDIVRLLDDLLTEYESTAYGPGKWKRLATFLQQCLAGPVLDLFRRQLEHIDAERNALRLKCNSRDVELSEKIF; from the exons ATGAC TGCTTTAAATGTTTTTGCTGTTGGTGCTGGGTCAGCTCGTTCAAAATTTGAAAAGCTTCTTCACAGTTCTCTCAAAAAGGCCTTTGAG GTCTACAAAAGGAATGCTTTTCTGGAGGCTGACTTGCAATGTTCTAATAAAGTTCAGAACATGGAATCAAAGGTGCGAGCAGCATGTAACAGTTCGAATGCAAAATTAGATGACATAGTCAGG CTCCTTGATGACCTACTCACAGAGTATGAGTCAACGGCCTATGGTCCTGGAAAATGGAAAAGGCTAGCCACATTCTTACAGCAGTG TTTGGCTGGCCCTGTTTTGGACCTTTTCAGAAGACAGTTAGAGCATATAGATGCTGAAAGGAACGCCCTGAGATTGAAATGCAATTCAAGAGATGTGGAACTATCTGAGAAG Atattctag
- the LOC103649077 gene encoding uncharacterized protein, with protein sequence MGRKWNELLSSAPWRTGEATEDEDAARMSQDGKVSVTSNPEEMPTMSVPRSRRPDLALTIDDFEEDEIDPELRYSFQRNSRVPSPITALALCKIAVAEG encoded by the exons ATGGGGCGGAAGTGGAACGAGCTGCTGTCGTCGGCTCCATGGAGGACGGGGGAGGCGACAGAGGACGAGGACGCGGCAAGGATGAGCCAAGATGGGAAGGTCAGCGTCACCAGCAACCCCGAGGAGATGCCCACCATGAGCGTGCCCCGGAGCAGACGCCCAGACCTCGCCCTCACCATCGACGACTTCGAGGAGGACGAGATCGACCCCGAGCTGCGCTACTCCTTCCAGCGGAACAGCAGGGTACC GTCACCGATAACAGCATTAGCACTTTGTAAAATTGCAGTTGCTGAAGGATAG